The following are encoded in a window of Manihot esculenta cultivar AM560-2 chromosome 8, M.esculenta_v8, whole genome shotgun sequence genomic DNA:
- the LOC110621743 gene encoding ubiquitin-like protein 5, with product MLEVVLNDRLGKKVRVKCNDDDTIGDLKKLVAAQTGTRAEKIRIQKWYTVYKDHITLKDYEIHDGMGLELYYN from the coding sequence ATGTTGGAGGTGGTGTTGAACGATCGGCTGGGGAAGAAGGTGAGAGTCAAGTGTAATGATGATGATACTATCGGTGACCTGAAGAAGCTGGTGGCGGCGCAGACCGGCACCAGAGCTGAGAAGATTAGGATACAGAAGTGGTATACCGTCTACAAGGATCATATCACTCTTAAGGACtatgagatccacgatggcatgGGTCTCGAGCTCTACTACAACTAA
- the LOC110620577 gene encoding uncharacterized protein LOC110620577: MASNKLFHAKREKNSFIFVSQDADFNSLNTPENLFDFDEADVWNNSNNSSGVSAFEAKKIIPSSRPLRKGGRNMVVERTSRSVNCAASLPVNIPDWSKIYREDNYTRHHKQDDDQDQDQDSEYDGDHDHGGDDEDERIPPHEYLARRRGASFSVHEGIGRTLKGRDLRQVRNAIWKKVGFED, encoded by the coding sequence ATGGCATCCAACAAACTTTTCCAtgcaaaaagagagaaaaatagcTTCATTTTTGTCAGCCAAGATGCTGATTTCAATTCTCTGAATACTCCTGAGAATCTTTTTGATTTTGATGAGGCTGACGTTTGGAATAACAGTAATAATTCCAGTGGAGTTTCGGCATTTGAAGCCAAGAAGATCATACCCAGTTCGCGTCCATTAAGAAAAGGTGGCAGAAACATGGTGGTGGAAAGGACGAGCCGGTCGGTGAACTGCGCTGCGTCGTTGCCGGTGAACATACCAGATTGGTCCAAGATTTATAGGGAAGATAACTACACAAGGCATCATAAGCAGGATGATGATCAAGATCAAGATCAAGATAGTGAGTATGATGGTGATCATGACCATGGTGGTGATGATGAAGATGAAAGGATACCTCCCCATGAATATTTAGCTAGAAGAAGAGGGGCTTCTTTTTCAGTTCATGAAGGAATAGGGAGGACACTGAAAGGGAGAGACTTGAGGCAGGTGAGAAATGCAATTTGGAAGAAAGTTGGGTTTGAAGATTAA
- the LOC110621741 gene encoding CASP-like protein 5A1, producing MMNVIRPTVHPVEAPPLTDGPLNGPRMRMKDVQGMPGTHGGLTLRLLQFVFGLISVCVMTSTSDFRSVTAFCYLVIAVSLQISWSLSLVIVDAYALLVRRSLRKRAIVRLFAIGDGITSTLIFAAASASAGITVLVGNDLNKCSVEHCARFETATAMAFISWFAMTPSFLMNFWALASN from the exons ATGATGAATGTTATCAGGCCAACGGTGCATCCGGTGGAGGCCCCGCCGTTGACCGATGGGCCTCTGAACGGTCCCAGGATGAGGATGAAGGACGTCCAAGGCATGCCTGGGACACATGGTGGACTCACTCTGCGTTTGCTTCAGTTCGTGTTTGGTCTCATCTCTGTCTGCGTCATGACCTCTACCAGTGATTTCCGCTCCGTTACAGCTTTTTG CTACCTTGTCATTGCTGTTAGCTTGCAAATATCATGGAGTTTGTCCTTGGTAATTGTGGATGCTTATGCACTTTTGGTGAGAAGAAGTCTCAGAAAACGTGCGATTGTCCGCCTTTTTGCCATTGGTGATGGG ATTACATCCACCCTAATATTTGCAGCTGCTAGTGCATCTGCTGGCATCACAGTCCTAGTGGGCAATGATCTTAACAAGTGTTCTGTGGAGCACTGTGCTAGGTTTGAAACTGCAACAGCCATGGCTTTTATCAGCTGGTTTGCCATGACTCCATCCTTTCTCATGAATTTCTGGGCATTGGCTTCCAATTAG
- the LOC110621742 gene encoding uncharacterized protein LOC110621742, with protein MGGERKTILVGLVVAMFLGIAVYLRLWSIDYAISSDESELLRRQFDLANREAMDESAEWRMKYDEEAERAAKCDKELIEIKQKVEDAASINQQLEMLQKENMALVERMEELKGKLEAAKLNCHS; from the exons ATGGGAGGAGAGAGGAAGACGATATTGGTGGGTTTGGTGGTCGCTATGTTTCTTGGAATTGCTGTTTACTTGAGACTCTGGTCGATTGATTATGCTATTTCTTCTGATGAATCTGAGTtgttaag GAGACAATTCGATCTTGCCAACAGGGAAGCAATGGATGAATCTGCTGAGTGGAGAATGAAATATGATGAAGAAGCAGAGAGGGCTGCAAAGTGTGATAAGGAACTGATAGAG ATTAAACAGAAAGTGGAGGATGCTGCCAGTATTAACCAACAACTGGAAATGCTGCAAAAG GAAAACATGGCCTTGGTTGAGCggatggaggaattaaaaggGAAACTAGAGGCTGCAAAGTTAAACTGTCACTCATGA